tttttataaaggCTCAATGAGATTCTTGGCTTACTTAAAAGGcagtttgtgttatttttacaaaagacaATGCAATCAAAGAGTTCTTTAAACACACTATTTTGATACCAGTACAATCATTTTAAAATTGTGccaaatatttgaatttgtgCCAAGCCTTTGTACAATTACTAACTTTTGCATTGTAGTAATGAAACTAATCAGTAATTTAAAcctgtttgaaaaatatttgagtttATACAATGATAATAGAAAGTTTAAattcagaaataaattattgtttttgaataataaaaaaactacctGTAGCAAGTAAACTTTCAATCAAAAGAGTTCCTAAAGTCACTTGTTAATCCCGTTTTTCATGTTGAAGTCTGAATCACTAAATGAACACATTTGGTTTCTTATTCATTAGGTTTGTGAaggaaaataaatgattaagtaaataaaagtctTTACTTCCTTTTTCTGATTTCAAAAGAATATTTAAGTTCTCTAGCAAAACAGGGTTTTTTATTTCCttactagatatttttttatttttgagaacATACCCAGAGACAACTAACATCTAACTGTCTCAAACTGTATGGCAATGTCAAAGTCAAGTCTATAAATGTAAACAATATCTTATAGCAGCCGCAGTGACTGTAAGCCTAGTTGAAGATGGCAGCTCCAGCAGTCCACCACAAGCCCCGCTCATCACCCAGCCACTGTCAGACTCTGATGACCCTCACCTCAGCTTACACAAGTCCAGCCTTAAGTCTCGACATTACTGTCAGATTGGCAACTTTGAGTCAGACTCGTTCAATGAAAACTTCTCTCCCACAAGGCCGGCTAATGCTAGGAGGAAAAGGAAGTATAAGAAAATGCCAGTGGAGTACACGGATGGCAAGAGGACACCGCCTATTGAGATTTTGAGTGTTACTACTGAGGTAAGTGATATTTAACAAGaattttataagtttatttatttattgtcatgtTTCACAATTAAGGGTTTCAGAAGTAGTTATTGACCGTCTCTTTcacttaaaagtatttttatggaAAATGCATGAcagttatttgatttataatttGATCTCTGAATTTAATATACCAAAAAATAGTAGTAGTAAACCGATAAAAAATTACGAAAGGAAAATTTTAAGCAAACTTAACAGAAAAATTACTAAAATGAGTAACATCAACATGGAACATGTTTTGAAAATGGTGTTTATTTTTCAGCCCAATGCATTGCCTGCCACAATAATCCTTCAGAGCCAAGTGCTGTCCCCGGCTATACATGTAAATAAACACAAGACAATCACAAAACCTGACAGGTTAGTGTTAACTGTTTGTTGTATATTATCTGAAGTAATATTATCGTGATTATGCTATCAACTCGCAAATTCGTTGGAGAAAACCCTTcgtcgatttttttaaatttaaatggtAACATCTAActttaattactatttaaaaatatgacgtatttttaaatttggaagTTGGAGTTACTGAAATTATCGAATTgggtcattctaagttaagaggtaattcgttgtatgaaatggcggcacgagtttttttttatatatttttacttaagtatacatttttaaatgtaaacggcTACGTTGAAAACGTTTACAAAGGGGCCAGTCAATTTTTTGGGTTTATCTCGTTTTATAAGTGACCAGGGGAAATACACAATACAGGGGAGAGACAAGGTGTACAGGGGAAGATACTTCATGAACAGggaagagataaaaaatataacaaggttaattttaagaatcatctttatttattttaattatgaattatttataatcagacttttcatttcttagcagtcttatgtgctaggtacaaaacatgaaaaacaataataaaaagaaacaaaaacaaaaaattctctTTTGAATAACAGTAACTTGAAATATGGAGAGAAAAAGCAAAAATTCGTAGAAGACGTTTAGCACTCCAAGATATAAGTAATGCTTTTGTAACACCACCATGTTCAGATAATGAAGGCCCACCGCCtcctcaaaatataaacaggcGAACGCAGGCAGCACAGCAaaagtcaactttttttttaacgacgtcaaaaagcATCAAAAgtcgcaggccttttatgtgccagggccgcggtatctcttttgaacaacccgcagccctggcaggccttggccctactgggccccgctggggatgctgacatctctttgaggagcacgtggaacaacgcgcgccgctgacacgggtctgttgtctaaaaatagacatgagcgatgagccacccgaactcaccgctcacagacctacgcctacggtggccgggagtcgtctcgcgacacccggcgcccgtggtgtctacctgctccagcgcggcggccgggatgagaggtgcgaaacagtcatgctcgagaaggaggcgacggcatcccattccctctcgccccggaccatggcctgaaccagggccggacgcgagaggtcgccgccgcctaaagcctcgacgaggacccggcggtgcccttcccacgcagggcactcctggactgtatggtccaccgtgtcctcggggctgtccgcacagtggtgacacccaggcgcctcctcacgaccgattcgatgcaggtacctctcgaaacaaccgtgtccagtgaggacctgcgtcatgcggtacgtgagggcgccgtgactcctcccgagccactcctcaaagaggggacttaccgccactatggtggcgtgccctgcactgggttgcgacagtcgttccctccaggccaccatgagatcgcgccggagctccgcccgctgctcgacaacttgccgcggcaacggagtTCCCTCCCGGCCctcctgagcctcctcgcgccagtagtacaggcgcaagaagactctcgcctccagatcccacggtggcagtctggcagtaggccagctgcttcgcgggagatcgtgcagcTAAAGTCCACTCGAGCAAGAAAAGCaagaaacctgaaaataaaaaaacaagcggAAGAAATAGATCCACTTAAATCTGTGCAGTCcaacgctacaaaaaaaaacaagtacaacgatgaaatacttatccgggtcatttttaattctttgatatCGTAATCGTTTGCTATCCTCTTCTTTTCAAgccatttttctgtaaataaaacgtaatattgtattgtaaagctaaaataagcataacgccaagtaaaggattagagaaaactagaagtattaatggaaacgcgtaaaaatgtatctcccctggACATTAAGTATCTCCCCTGCCATCAAAAGAGCCAGGGGAAATACGccaggggagatacattttcgatagaaatctaaaatagccgtaaaagtatttcgcgcacgtcattcacacacaaacataacaatgtacacactattcatagtaaatattgaagtatatgttagtattttaacaaaaaattgcaaTGTAAAACTTACCAGAGGAAAGACTGCATTCACATAACTCTTCTGCACCCAGCGAGTAGCGTGAACGAAATGGCCGACAATAAAGGCGGCGCAGTTGCTTATGCGCCGTTTGCTGCTAACTTCACGTTACACACTATGCATTCAAGGTCACAACTTCTACAGACTAGGAGAGCAAAACTGATTTttgaacgaaaacaaaagaccaGGGGACGAGACACGAAACTCGGTGGACAAATTtcggtgttcatattttttttaaagaattgaaataaaagcacttttacttgtaagatactattactaagtttactgtccctataaaattaaagagtttataataattattgaattttaatacattcataattactgatttacaaataaagtcGGTTGGGGGACAGACCAGGGGAGAGACATTTTTCATATATTAGAGCTTATTGTGACTTAATTACGTACATTTCTGCAATAAATTTGAGTGACCACATAggaaacatttagttttaagtgataaataggttatttgtaaagtttattgaaaaaaaatgtatttttttgttgttgccgtcgaaagtacttcttaacttagaatgacccAATTAGGTTTaataagtttaagttaaaaaaaaatccgccTTTCTGGAAAGTTGGTAAAAAATACGAGTAACACACTAAAAAGTTAATAACTTTAAATTGCTATAGGaatcttaaattaattatgatattcTTGAACCTACTCTTCTGCtctttaaaaacaaatcaaattagACATCAAGTTCCCAGCATTGTGTACACTGTTTTGGGATATAATATTTGTATCGTTTCATATGCCGATATTTACGATACATGCTATAATCTTAGGAAAACTGTTACTAATTCGCTATGTGTTGGCTTATTAGCTGTTTTTTCAGAAATGCGTTCTGTGGCAAAAGGAAATGGTCTCACCGGGACAAGGGCGATGTTTGTGAAATGAGAGAGAGGTCCTTCAGTGGGGGTTGCTCATCGAAATCAGCATATTTCTCTAAAAACGACTTTAAATCAAGGAAATACGACACAGACCTACCTAAAAAGGAACCGGTGCTACAGCCAGgcaaaattgtacttaaatcTCAGAACGCAGAAGGCACAAAATCGACTGTACCTACAAACACGCCCTCATTACCAGGAAGTTCGAGTTTcaactttgtttataaaaatacttctaaAAACGGCACGCCTACGCTGTCGAAGTTGACGGGCTACAAAATAACAACAGACCTCCCGCCCTTCTTTAACCCCACCACGAGTACAGGAAAGAACAGTTTCGACGGAAAATATCACAGAAAGTTTAAAATGTTGAACAAGACACACCCTCCTTCGCTAAGAAATCCTTTATTGTTTGACGACTCTAACAGCGGGATGGATTGCGCAGGAAACGAATCAAGCTCTTTGAGCAGTAGTGATTCTGATGGAGTTGTGACAAATGATAGTGACAGAGAAGGAGATGACGAACTCACAGACTGGCCTGGTATTGAAGAGCTGAAAGTATTCAATAAAAGCCTCACGTTTAAATCATCGAAATCAGTGAATAACAATTCTCCTAAATCTGCCAGTAACATGCCACCGCCGAAAcgtttgaaaaaagaaaagttgCTTGTGAAAGGTGGATGGGCTAGTTGCAAAAACAGGTTCAAGAAGAAACGGGCTAAAGTGGACTCAGGGAACGATGACGACGCTATGATGTCCGACTCTAAAACCGTGGTCGATTTAGAAGACGAGGCTGTCTCTAAAGACAGCAGAGACATCCTGCAGCCGCATTCGTCCTTCAGCAGTTTCAGTGATATAAAAAACGCGGGTGTTTCTGGACAAAACGCGAATGAGTCGTTTTTTCAGTCCTTTCAGGCCTTTCAAGAGAAATCGGGGAAACAGGATGAATCGTTCAACCAGACGCCACGCacgaatttttctctacagaaAACATCGTCGAGTGACTTGAATTTGAGTGAAAAGTCTCCGCAGAGCGACCATTATTATAGTGAACATTCTATGGGGAATGCTGTTGTGACGGAAGTGAGGGAAATACGAGCTGGCTGTCGCAGGATAAGGGACGAAAGGCCGGGGTTTTTGATCCTGAGTGCTGCTAATGAACAGCTTTCGAAGTTCCTCCAAGACTCTTGTCAGACTGAACTCAAGCTGCCAAGCCTCAATGATCCTGAGGAAAAGGAGAAATTGGAGTCGCTGGCTAAGCTGTACTCCTTGGAACTCCAAGTGGAAATGGGCCGACCGGTTCTGAGGAAAACCAGGTGACTATAATACGTCTGTTTGTATAACAGGTAAAATAAATTTCTTACATTTTGAATGGTGTTGCATAGAAACTGGTGTTggtttttattaacattaaattGGTACAGAATGTTGCATGCTAAATGGATCATGCACTTAAATGTAGTACAATCTGATTCAGCCTTAGTACTTGAAATGGTCGATATTGTTAAGCATGTTTGGCCATTGAAACGATAAGATAATATGAAGTATGcacagttaaaataataataacacctAAAGACCTTTCCTATTTCATATAAATTTCACGACCGTAAAACCTacgccgtcttaccacaaaaactttttaacgtcagtttaagacttgtctaaaaaaatgacaaattatgacgttgacatatggttcattttgcagccacaaattttttagacaagtgtaaagcaggggttaaagtttttgtagtaaggccatctgAATCCTGACATAAATTTTCTCTGTTACAGCAACACAATGCAAGCTATTCGCGTCGAACATTCCTACCACAACTTCCCGTCTGACCACAAGCGTCGTTGCTATGGCGACGACACCGACACCAGCCTGTCTCTGAGCGACCAGAACTCCGTAAACTCCATCAATGACCTTGAAGACATCCAGGACACTCCGCAAAGACTCGACATGACTCCACTAGACTTGGTAGATACATTCTCACATACTTTAGTCGATAAGTCACTTTTACACCCCGGCGAGATTGATTGAACTCGTTGAAAATTACAGTTGATATTGAATTGACTATTATGCGAATTACGATTTACGTTATAACTTtacgttttcataatttaatcgCGAAAGTTTATTAGAATTACCCCTTTTTAACATCGAATATTGCGTAAAGTAAACTTCAACTACCGCGTTATCTATACGTTAGAAAATACTAGCGCGACTAAACGGTTAATTCGATATAGAGGTCTGTAATTAGTATGTTGTTCTCACTAAATGAAAAAGGTAACAGAATACCTAAGAGATTTGACATACAAATTCAAGAGATATAACGTTgagcgtgttaaaaaaatactatttataactgtttcttatatttttaacgaCTGTTTATTTAAGGCTGTTTCTTTAACTTGCGTCAATGTCAGCGTAAAGAAAGGACATAGTAGAGAAAGGTTTAATTTGTTTATGATCAATGCCGAAAAGTTTATTAAAGGCTAATTATTTTTGAGCCtcgaaaacaataacaaaatatcaaaagttGTTTAGACACAGGCGCGCAACCTTATGGCtttcagtttgtttttgttttacgaAGAATAAAAGGTCTTTTGAAACATCAAGAAGCCATATTGTAGCCAACTTTTCACAATACAACGCAAGAGGTTTATGTAAGTCACGTGTATCTTAAGGAAAGTTCTGGAAAAATCTCTCATTTTGAATAGAAGTCACGTGAACTCATTTGCGAAATCCGAAAATCACGTGATTCCGTCCTGAGACGCGCAAGTGAAAGGAAAAATGTTTCTTTAACTTTAGCGTTTAGagtatattttttctctttaaaatattatgttgcgACATATCTATCTTATTTGCTCATTCCTTTTGTCTATAATTAAGTTTTACGGTTTTAATGTCTCCTTTGATTTGTAATCTTGTCGGTACTTCcgaattttagttttaaattttagttTAGGGACCAGCGCTATGTATTGTTggcgtttatttttaaagataacCATCAGTCAAAAGTTCTAGTTAAAATGCGTGAATtcttaaatagttttaagtGACATTGGATGAATCGGCAACTTAATACTAAAACATGATGtatcatatatatatttttccacAAAGTTAGTTTAGGTAAACAATGCACACAGGGGTGTTAGGATTGGATCGATCCATACTTCGAGGGACACCCCAGGGACATCtcttactttattttgtatgtatttctgTATATTTTGGTATGACAAAATTTGCCATGATATAGCAAGAGTATGACTTGAAACTGAGGCAGTTTGGTAAATCTTGCCTAAAATCTAGGATAGGCCTGGATTTGCCCCAATTAGGCTTTAGCCTATGTGATCTGTTAgaactaaataatatttaattagcatttatatgtttataaaagatattcaatattcattcataaaataaatatttaataattttagttaaatCCATGGACACTTTACGTATTGTTTTTCTTAGGAATAGTATGTGTTTCGTAGGAACTTAAAGCCTAGTAAGCTTAATTACCCCACAAATACTTATTAAGTGCATTTGAACGTAAaatcattttatgtaatatttgcggatatgtttttttaatgtaagtcATTTTGTTAaggattgtaataaatttatagatggacaatttatttttcaaaattcccCGCTGGCACGGGTAGTCAGCTCTTATGAGTACAAATTGACTCTAGAGCAATTTCGAGTAATAGTCTATTTTATGATAATGATTAGCACATTATGGCGTGTTTTCAATGGTGTAGTCCAGTAGGTACACCATTTCCAAATTATATCCAATTTGCTTGGTAAAGTAATTATCCTTTGCCGGTCTTGGAGTCCCACCAGTGGGAATACggccttaatttattttgaaatttaaaaattggATTTCTTTGCGCTTTTTGGTCATCCGATTTGTATTTATAGTGTTTATATTACACGTTACTTGTGTCCTAGATTTTATTATGATACGTTGATTTCATTCGAGTCTATGTATCGTTACAAAATATATGATGGTCataatttgatttgttttgttaaaatgtaCTGTATGTATATAGTTTACAAGTTAAAGTGCATGAAACGACAATATAAAGCCTCgtacttaatataaaaattacaattgcTTTCGTAGACATAAAACACAGAATGATTCAGTAAACTCATATTCATATATGTTGATGTTTATCTTTACTATATATACAGTGTTACTATTTATATACCGCAGTAACGCTGAAGCGTAAGATAGTTTAAGACAGACTTCGAAACATATATTAAATTGTTTCTGTAGTTATTACAGAAACAGTCTGTACTGATGATGAATAGATAATGTGAAGGTGTACTAATAATGTATCTTTAAAAATTAACCCTATGTTTGGGTTAAAATAGGGCATGGTAAAAGTTTTACTGAAACATGCTCTGGAACTATTACACGATTTGAtatgtaaaaatgtaaaaataatttgaataaatttatattaaagtgAAAACATAAAACTGTATCATCAATCATAAATAagaaagataaaaattataactgTTGAAAAATTCTTACCTTTATAAAAAAAGCTTAGGAAATCACTGTAGAtcataattaacttttttactgtttaatgATAAATGTATGGTCGAGAATCGGATGCCAAATGCGCAAGAGATAATATAACTATCGATGCCATATGTTGTAATCATAACTAACTGTCGAAAGAATTTGTAACTTACTGTCCAacgtattaataattttaaaaaagtatgGTCGACTTCAATTTGTGTAAATCGGTTGAAAAGACCaccaaagtattaaaaaaaataaaacatttttaataatgtaaaaaaaaaaactatgatttaCCTTTGTGCATGTGTACCTAtgtgtcaaaaatattaaataatacgctgtaaaattaaataaataaagttattagtTACTGGTTCTTTCGGCAGTCAATGTCTGTTTGTATATTAAAATGGCGACTCGATCGCTCCAAAACCTAATTTTAA
The window above is part of the Helicoverpa zea isolate HzStark_Cry1AcR chromosome 14, ilHelZeax1.1, whole genome shotgun sequence genome. Proteins encoded here:
- the LOC124636325 gene encoding uncharacterized protein LOC124636325 isoform X1 — encoded protein: MERLSHDLNLALEESNCGRQERRKLGLRRRTRSAGNLPAAVTVSLVEDGSSSSPPQAPLITQPLSDSDDPHLSLHKSSLKSRHYCQIGNFESDSFNENFSPTRPANARRKRKYKKMPVEYTDGKRTPPIEILSVTTEPNALPATIILQSQVLSPAIHVNKHKTITKPDSCFFRNAFCGKRKWSHRDKGDVCEMRERSFSGGCSSKSAYFSKNDFKSRKYDTDLPKKEPVLQPGKIVLKSQNAEGTKSTVPTNTPSLPGSSSFNFVYKNTSKNGTPTLSKLTGYKITTDLPPFFNPTTSTGKNSFDGKYHRKFKMLNKTHPPSLRNPLLFDDSNSGMDCAGNESSSLSSSDSDGVVTNDSDREGDDELTDWPGIEELKVFNKSLTFKSSKSVNNNSPKSASNMPPPKRLKKEKLLVKGGWASCKNRFKKKRAKVDSGNDDDAMMSDSKTVVDLEDEAVSKDSRDILQPHSSFSSFSDIKNAGVSGQNANESFFQSFQAFQEKSGKQDESFNQTPRTNFSLQKTSSSDLNLSEKSPQSDHYYSEHSMGNAVVTEVREIRAGCRRIRDERPGFLILSAANEQLSKFLQDSCQTELKLPSLNDPEEKEKLESLAKLYSLELQVEMGRPVLRKTSNTMQAIRVEHSYHNFPSDHKRRCYGDDTDTSLSLSDQNSVNSINDLEDIQDTPQRLDMTPLDLVDTFSHTLVDKSLLHPGEID
- the LOC124636325 gene encoding uncharacterized protein LOC124636325 isoform X4, with the translated sequence MERLSHDLNLALEESNCGRQERRKLGLRRRTRSAGNLPAAVTVSLVEDGSSSSPPQAPLITQPLSDSDDPHLSLHKSSLKSRHYCQIGNFESDSFNENFSPTRPANARRKRKYKKMPVEYTDGKRTPPIEILSVTTEPNALPATIILQSQVLSPAIHVNKHKTITKPDSCFFRNAFCGKRKWSHRDKGDVCEMRERSFSGGCSSKSAYFSKNDFKSRKYDTDLPKKEPVLQPGKIVLKSQNAEGTKSTVPTNTPSLPGSSSFNFVYKNTSKNGTPTLSKLTGYKITTDLPPFFNPTTSTGKNSFDGKYHRKFKMLNKTHPPSLRNPLLFDDSNSGMDCAGNESSSLSSSDSDGVVTNDSDREGDDELTDWPGIEELKVFNKSLTFKSSKSVNNNSPKSASNMPPPKRLKKEKLLVKGGWASCKNRFKKKRAKVDSGNDDDAMMSDSKTVVDLEDEAVSKDSRDILQPHSSFSSFSDIKNAGVSGQNANESFFQSFQAFQEKSGKQDESFNQTPRTNFSLQKTSSSDLNLSEKSPQSDHYYSEHSMGNAVVTEVREIRAGCRRIRDERPGFLILSAANEQLSKFLQDSCQTELKLPSLNDPEEKEKLESLAKLYSLELQVEMGRPVLRKTR
- the LOC124636325 gene encoding uncharacterized protein LOC124636325 isoform X3 codes for the protein MERLSHDLNLALEESNCGRQERRKLGLRRRTRSAGNLPAAVTVSLVEDGSSSSPPQAPLITQPLSDSDDPHLSLHKSSLKSRHYCQIGNFESDSFNENFSPTRPANARRKRKYKKMPVEYTDGKRTPPIEILSVTTEPNALPATIILQSQVLSPAIHVNKHKTITKPDRNAFCGKRKWSHRDKGDVCEMRERSFSGGCSSKSAYFSKNDFKSRKYDTDLPKKEPVLQPGKIVLKSQNAEGTKSTVPTNTPSLPGSSSFNFVYKNTSKNGTPTLSKLTGYKITTDLPPFFNPTTSTGKNSFDGKYHRKFKMLNKTHPPSLRNPLLFDDSNSGMDCAGNESSSLSSSDSDGVVTNDSDREGDDELTDWPGIEELKVFNKSLTFKSSKSVNNNSPKSASNMPPPKRLKKEKLLVKGGWASCKNRFKKKRAKVDSGNDDDAMMSDSKTVVDLEDEAVSKDSRDILQPHSSFSSFSDIKNAGVSGQNANESFFQSFQAFQEKSGKQDESFNQTPRTNFSLQKTSSSDLNLSEKSPQSDHYYSEHSMGNAVVTEVREIRAGCRRIRDERPGFLILSAANEQLSKFLQDSCQTELKLPSLNDPEEKEKLESLAKLYSLELQVEMGRPVLRKTSNTMQAIRVEHSYHNFPSDHKRRCYGDDTDTSLSLSDQNSVNSINDLEDIQDTPQRLDMTPLDLVDTFSHTLVDKSLLHPGEID
- the LOC124636325 gene encoding uncharacterized protein LOC124636325 isoform X2; translation: MERLSHDLNLALEESNCGRQERRKLGLRRRTRSAGNLPAVTVSLVEDGSSSSPPQAPLITQPLSDSDDPHLSLHKSSLKSRHYCQIGNFESDSFNENFSPTRPANARRKRKYKKMPVEYTDGKRTPPIEILSVTTEPNALPATIILQSQVLSPAIHVNKHKTITKPDSCFFRNAFCGKRKWSHRDKGDVCEMRERSFSGGCSSKSAYFSKNDFKSRKYDTDLPKKEPVLQPGKIVLKSQNAEGTKSTVPTNTPSLPGSSSFNFVYKNTSKNGTPTLSKLTGYKITTDLPPFFNPTTSTGKNSFDGKYHRKFKMLNKTHPPSLRNPLLFDDSNSGMDCAGNESSSLSSSDSDGVVTNDSDREGDDELTDWPGIEELKVFNKSLTFKSSKSVNNNSPKSASNMPPPKRLKKEKLLVKGGWASCKNRFKKKRAKVDSGNDDDAMMSDSKTVVDLEDEAVSKDSRDILQPHSSFSSFSDIKNAGVSGQNANESFFQSFQAFQEKSGKQDESFNQTPRTNFSLQKTSSSDLNLSEKSPQSDHYYSEHSMGNAVVTEVREIRAGCRRIRDERPGFLILSAANEQLSKFLQDSCQTELKLPSLNDPEEKEKLESLAKLYSLELQVEMGRPVLRKTSNTMQAIRVEHSYHNFPSDHKRRCYGDDTDTSLSLSDQNSVNSINDLEDIQDTPQRLDMTPLDLVDTFSHTLVDKSLLHPGEID